A window of the Scandinavium goeteborgense genome harbors these coding sequences:
- a CDS encoding glycosyltransferase family 2 protein, whose translation MEVTINGIPYVPARGPSGRIGIAISTHNRAKVLKSTLEQHLKYLPTGALVVVIDDGSKQAATVLDGVQLIRHEQSLGIVATKNASLKALMDAGCEHLFLWDDDAWPVTNDWHKPYIESPEPHLAYQFLDLAGPKKLKDLTVLYRDERHVAYTGQRGVMLYYHRSVIEKVGGFDPIYGRGMYEHGDLALRIHNAGLTTWAFADVTGSESLIYSLDEHEAIERSVPQPDRIQLVKRNAGIYNGRRESGYTGFADYRPRKNLVLTTLLTSRPDPQRGIRMKADASLLTSWAGSVRGADAVVLADELKQAPTGAQLVGVPDVAMNVYFRRWLHIWHFLRDHPEYTHVWCTDGTDVEMLHQPWQVMESGRVYVGSEPTLYADEWARKSHPEKQYQEFIAAHGHEVMLNAGLLGGSREDVMAFAHGIVRLYYRIESYRFWAMEHNAAAVGDMLAFGIVAKSFGDRVVTGPQVHTVFKSNGIGKELAWWLHK comes from the coding sequence ATGGAAGTCACAATTAATGGGATTCCGTATGTCCCTGCACGTGGTCCATCCGGCAGGATCGGCATCGCCATTTCAACCCACAACCGCGCGAAGGTCTTGAAAAGCACGCTTGAGCAGCATTTGAAATATCTGCCCACCGGTGCGCTGGTGGTGGTTATCGATGATGGTTCAAAACAAGCGGCAACCGTTCTGGATGGCGTGCAGCTGATACGTCATGAGCAGTCGCTGGGCATTGTGGCAACGAAGAACGCCAGCCTGAAGGCGTTGATGGATGCCGGTTGTGAACATCTCTTTCTATGGGACGATGACGCGTGGCCAGTGACCAATGACTGGCACAAGCCGTACATTGAATCTCCTGAACCCCATCTGGCCTATCAGTTTCTCGACCTGGCCGGGCCAAAAAAGCTCAAAGATTTAACCGTACTGTACCGGGATGAGCGGCATGTTGCTTACACCGGTCAGCGCGGCGTCATGCTGTATTACCACCGCAGTGTGATTGAGAAGGTGGGCGGCTTTGACCCGATTTACGGTCGGGGCATGTATGAACACGGCGATTTAGCATTACGTATTCACAATGCCGGGCTGACGACGTGGGCCTTTGCCGACGTCACCGGCTCTGAGAGCCTGATTTACTCCCTTGATGAACACGAAGCGATTGAGCGCTCCGTACCTCAGCCCGATCGTATTCAGCTGGTAAAGCGCAACGCGGGGATTTACAACGGCCGACGTGAATCGGGTTACACCGGATTTGCTGATTACCGGCCACGAAAGAATCTGGTGCTGACCACGCTGCTGACCAGCCGTCCGGACCCGCAGCGGGGTATCAGAATGAAAGCTGATGCTTCGTTGCTGACGTCCTGGGCGGGTTCGGTTCGCGGTGCGGATGCAGTTGTACTGGCTGACGAGCTGAAACAAGCCCCGACCGGCGCTCAGCTGGTGGGCGTGCCGGACGTTGCGATGAATGTCTATTTTCGGCGCTGGCTCCATATCTGGCACTTCCTGCGCGACCATCCCGAATATACCCACGTCTGGTGTACTGACGGCACAGACGTTGAAATGCTCCACCAGCCGTGGCAGGTGATGGAGTCGGGCAGAGTGTATGTCGGTTCAGAGCCGACGCTTTACGCCGATGAGTGGGCACGCAAGTCGCACCCGGAAAAACAGTATCAGGAGTTCATCGCGGCACATGGCCACGAGGTCATGCTGAACGCTGGCCTGCTGGGCGGCAGCCGTGAGGATGTAATGGCTTTTGCCCACGGCATCGTCCGGCTGTATTACCGCATCGAGAGCTACCGCTTCTGGGCGATGGAGCACAACGCCGCAGCCGTCGGTGACATGCTCGCCTTCGGCATCGTGGCAAAGTCATTCGGTGACCGCGTGGTCACCGGGCCGCAGGTACACACGGTGTTTAAGTCCAACGGCATTGGTAAGGAGCTGGCATGGTGGCTTCACAAGTAA
- a CDS encoding phage terminase large subunit family protein translates to MAVVSTANTLKKDTGQLLQAPRRMPVAEAVEKFMRVPTSGGNSVPWDPLVAPYVIEPMNCLASRKYDAVVFVGPARTGKTNGLIDGWIVYNVVCDPSDMLLVQMTKDKAQEHSKKRLARTFRCSPEVKKCLSPRNNDNNVHDKYFLSGAFLKIGWPSVNVMSSSDFKCVALTDYDRFPEDIDGEGDGYSLASKRTTTFMSSGMTLVETSPGRDITDVKWRRRTPHEAPPATGAMSLYNRGDRRRWYWPCPHCGEHFQPNGDAVAGYRGIEDPVQASESAYIECPHCAGKITADQKRALNSRGIWLRDGETISKEGVRGGDPRRSRIASFWMEGPAAAYQTLTQLVYKLLTAEQDYETTGSEETLKAVINTDWGQPYLPRSAMDQRRGDELMARAEVMKKRFVPPEVRFLVAAVDVQGGKKRRFVVQIVGYGQHGERWVIDRYNIKTSVRCDVHGEAMPVDPGGYIEDWDLLVTDVLNKEYRLMSDPTRTMPVMCMAVDSGGEDGVTDNAYKFWRQCKRDGLRKRVYLFKGDSTSRGKIITRSYPDNTNRSDRKASARGDVPLYFLQTDQLKDRVHNALRRDTPGPNFIHFPDWLGEWFYDELTYEERDPNGKWRKPGKGANEALDLMCYCHALVLLRGYERIKDWSNPPAWAKPQLLNKAVNTSAGQSDTPANSAGEEQPPARTPRSTPPPIKKKARTFGS, encoded by the coding sequence ATGGCGGTAGTATCGACAGCCAACACGCTGAAAAAGGATACAGGACAGCTATTGCAGGCTCCGCGCAGGATGCCGGTGGCAGAGGCCGTAGAAAAATTTATGCGGGTGCCGACCTCCGGGGGAAACTCGGTGCCATGGGACCCACTTGTCGCACCGTACGTTATTGAGCCCATGAACTGCCTTGCCTCACGCAAATATGATGCAGTGGTGTTTGTCGGCCCGGCCCGAACGGGGAAAACCAACGGCCTTATCGATGGCTGGATTGTCTATAACGTTGTCTGCGACCCGTCAGATATGTTGCTGGTCCAGATGACAAAAGATAAGGCCCAGGAGCATTCAAAGAAACGTCTCGCCCGAACCTTCCGCTGTAGTCCTGAAGTCAAAAAATGCCTGAGTCCGCGCAATAACGATAACAACGTACATGACAAATATTTCCTGTCTGGTGCCTTCCTGAAAATCGGCTGGCCCTCAGTGAATGTCATGTCATCGTCAGATTTTAAATGCGTCGCCCTGACGGATTATGACCGATTCCCGGAAGACATTGACGGTGAGGGCGATGGCTATTCGCTCGCATCCAAACGAACAACAACGTTCATGTCGTCGGGCATGACGCTGGTGGAGACCTCGCCTGGGCGCGATATAACTGATGTGAAGTGGCGGCGCAGAACACCGCATGAAGCGCCACCGGCGACGGGCGCAATGTCGTTGTATAACCGCGGCGATCGTCGTCGCTGGTACTGGCCATGCCCACATTGTGGTGAGCATTTTCAACCAAACGGTGACGCTGTGGCGGGATACCGGGGCATCGAGGATCCGGTGCAGGCGAGCGAGTCCGCATATATCGAGTGCCCGCACTGTGCCGGGAAAATCACGGCAGACCAAAAACGTGCGCTTAACAGCCGCGGTATCTGGCTGCGCGACGGCGAGACCATCAGCAAAGAGGGTGTTCGCGGTGGAGACCCCCGGCGCTCCCGCATTGCATCATTCTGGATGGAAGGCCCCGCAGCGGCTTACCAGACGCTGACGCAGCTGGTCTACAAACTGCTGACGGCGGAGCAGGACTATGAAACCACCGGCAGTGAGGAAACCCTGAAAGCGGTGATCAACACCGACTGGGGGCAGCCGTATCTGCCGCGTTCGGCAATGGACCAGCGCCGGGGTGATGAGCTGATGGCGCGCGCCGAGGTGATGAAGAAACGTTTTGTTCCTCCTGAGGTGCGGTTTCTGGTGGCGGCGGTGGATGTCCAGGGCGGCAAAAAGCGTCGTTTTGTGGTGCAGATCGTCGGCTATGGCCAGCACGGTGAGCGCTGGGTGATTGACCGCTACAACATCAAAACCTCCGTCCGTTGTGATGTACACGGAGAAGCGATGCCCGTCGATCCGGGTGGCTACATCGAGGACTGGGATCTACTGGTGACCGATGTGCTCAACAAAGAGTACCGGCTGATGAGCGACCCGACCCGCACCATGCCCGTAATGTGCATGGCCGTGGACAGCGGTGGTGAAGATGGTGTCACGGACAACGCCTACAAATTCTGGCGTCAGTGCAAGCGGGATGGCCTTCGTAAAAGAGTCTATCTGTTCAAAGGCGACAGCACGTCGCGCGGGAAAATCATCACCCGCTCTTATCCGGATAACACCAACCGCTCGGACCGTAAGGCCAGCGCGCGCGGCGATGTGCCGCTGTATTTCCTCCAGACCGACCAGCTCAAAGACCGGGTCCATAATGCACTTCGGCGCGATACGCCAGGGCCGAACTTTATCCATTTCCCTGACTGGCTCGGAGAGTGGTTTTACGACGAGCTCACTTACGAGGAACGCGATCCTAATGGCAAGTGGCGCAAGCCGGGAAAGGGGGCGAACGAAGCCCTGGACCTGATGTGTTACTGCCATGCGCTGGTGCTACTGCGCGGCTATGAACGCATCAAGGACTGGAGCAATCCACCTGCCTGGGCGAAACCTCAGCTGTTGAACAAAGCGGTCAATACCAGCGCCGGGCAAAGTGATACGCCAGCGAACAGTGCTGGCGAAGAACAACCTCCGGCAAGAACACCACGTTCGACGCCACCACCTATCAAGAAGAAAGCCAGAACATTCGGAAGCTGA
- a CDS encoding DUF1441 family protein — protein sequence MDNELKGLKLNVSQLAALSGVHRQTVAARLKNVSTSGGHESNLKLYGITDILAELMKMPAPIAEGEMEPQDRKAWYQSERERLKFEQEVGELIPASEVAREFASMAKAMVQVLETLPDILERDCGLTPDTVSRVQAIIDDLRDEIARRVTSDEKAEEEIPEEG from the coding sequence ATGGACAATGAATTGAAGGGGCTGAAACTGAATGTCAGTCAGCTTGCAGCGTTGTCGGGTGTGCATCGCCAGACCGTGGCCGCTCGCCTGAAAAATGTCAGTACCTCCGGGGGGCATGAAAGCAACCTGAAGCTCTATGGCATCACGGATATCCTGGCGGAGTTGATGAAAATGCCCGCGCCTATCGCCGAGGGTGAAATGGAGCCTCAGGATCGTAAGGCGTGGTATCAGTCGGAACGTGAACGACTCAAATTTGAGCAGGAAGTGGGCGAGCTTATTCCTGCCTCAGAAGTCGCTCGCGAATTTGCCAGTATGGCGAAGGCGATGGTTCAGGTGCTGGAAACCTTGCCCGATATCCTGGAGCGCGATTGTGGTCTGACACCGGATACGGTCTCGCGTGTACAGGCCATCATCGACGACCTGCGTGATGAAATTGCCCGGCGAGTTACCAGCGATGAGAAGGCAGAGGAGGAAATTCCGGAGGAGGGATGA
- a CDS encoding cell envelope biogenesis protein OmpA translates to MKKGIDMNNILKAAIGLAMATLSASTFAQVYAGYPDIPATGVGSATSVVSYSQGPGVTPPHNTAEYALGEPNNQSLSLGRSGDIVLTTSPMSVSGDKTSASDFYVYESVAYSAFDVYVSDDNINWTKMEVAYSANNSTGTVHGFDIDSLGAGTYKFIKIVDTSNESGSTSAGADIDGIVIASDKYTGAGEIVDTDTRNGTVFNLEKDQDTGAVDVKKISKDGSVVHIPFSVDDSLEPITLSLQGNFDCDDAKDINVLATRKADDVPLNIIKDQQGNDIATIDNSVTN, encoded by the coding sequence ATGAAAAAAGGTATTGATATGAATAATATTCTAAAAGCAGCCATAGGTCTTGCTATGGCAACACTTTCCGCCTCAACCTTCGCACAGGTTTACGCTGGTTACCCAGATATTCCTGCAACAGGTGTTGGCTCGGCAACATCTGTTGTTAGTTACTCGCAAGGACCTGGAGTAACTCCACCTCATAATACGGCTGAATATGCGTTAGGAGAGCCGAATAACCAATCGTTATCATTAGGGCGCAGTGGCGATATTGTCCTGACAACTTCACCAATGTCTGTATCCGGTGACAAAACTTCTGCTTCTGATTTTTATGTGTACGAGTCTGTTGCCTATAGTGCATTTGATGTATACGTATCTGACGATAATATTAATTGGACAAAGATGGAAGTCGCGTATTCTGCTAATAATTCCACTGGTACTGTCCATGGTTTCGATATTGATTCCTTAGGTGCGGGGACCTATAAATTTATTAAGATCGTGGATACTAGCAACGAGTCTGGGAGTACATCTGCAGGTGCAGATATTGATGGTATAGTTATCGCAAGTGATAAATACACTGGTGCTGGTGAAATTGTTGATACGGACACACGGAATGGTACTGTTTTCAACTTGGAAAAAGATCAGGACACAGGTGCCGTCGATGTAAAAAAGATCAGCAAGGATGGCAGTGTAGTGCACATTCCTTTTTCAGTAGATGATAGCCTGGAGCCAATTACCTTATCGTTGCAGGGTAACTTTGACTGTGATGATGCAAAAGACATCAACGTCCTGGCAACCCGTAAAGCTGATGATGTTCCCCTGAATATCATTAAAGATCAGCAGGGCAATGACATTGCGACGATCGACAACTCTGTTACCAACTAA
- a CDS encoding IS630 family transposase — protein sequence MPIIAPIPRIERRLMQKTIHKTRDKNHARRLTAMLMLHRGDRVSDVARTLCCARSSVGRWINWFTLSGVEGLKSLPAGRSRRWPYEHICALLRELVKRTPGDFGYQRSRWSTELLAIKINEITGCQLHAGTVRRWLPSAGLVWRRAAPTLHIRDPHKEEKMAAIHKALEKCSAEHPVFYEDEVDIHLNPKIGADWQLRGQQKRVVTPGQNEKYYLAGALHSGTGKVSYVGGNSKSSVLFIALLKHLKATYLRAKTVTLIVDNYIIHKSQETQRWLKENPKFSVIYQPVYSPWVNHVERLWQALHDTITRNHQCRSMWQLLRKVRHFMETASPFPGRKHGLAKV from the coding sequence ATGCCGATCATAGCACCCATACCCCGTATCGAACGACGCCTGATGCAGAAAACCATCCATAAAACGCGTGACAAGAACCATGCCCGCAGACTGACCGCCATGCTGATGTTACACCGGGGAGACCGTGTCAGCGATGTCGCCAGAACACTCTGCTGTGCCCGTTCATCTGTCGGTCGCTGGATTAACTGGTTTACGCTGTCGGGTGTTGAAGGTCTGAAGTCCTTGCCCGCAGGGCGCTCTCGCCGCTGGCCTTATGAGCATATCTGCGCACTGTTACGTGAACTGGTAAAACGCACTCCCGGTGATTTTGGCTATCAGCGTTCACGCTGGAGTACCGAACTGTTGGCAATAAAAATCAATGAGATAACCGGATGTCAGTTGCATGCCGGAACCGTTCGTCGCTGGCTGCCCTCTGCCGGGCTTGTGTGGCGCAGGGCGGCCCCGACCCTGCACATCCGTGACCCACATAAAGAGGAGAAGATGGCGGCAATCCATAAGGCACTGGAAAAATGCAGCGCAGAGCATCCGGTCTTTTATGAAGATGAAGTGGATATCCACCTCAATCCCAAAATCGGGGCAGACTGGCAACTTCGTGGGCAACAAAAGCGCGTGGTAACACCGGGACAGAATGAAAAATACTACCTGGCCGGGGCGCTGCACAGCGGTACCGGAAAAGTCAGCTACGTTGGGGGCAACAGCAAGAGTTCGGTGCTGTTCATCGCCCTGCTGAAACACCTGAAAGCCACATACCTACGGGCAAAAACCGTCACGCTTATCGTGGATAACTACATCATTCACAAAAGCCAGGAAACGCAGCGCTGGCTGAAAGAGAACCCGAAGTTCAGCGTAATTTACCAGCCGGTTTACTCGCCGTGGGTGAACCACGTAGAGCGACTGTGGCAGGCGCTTCACGACACAATAACGCGCAATCATCAGTGTCGTTCAATGTGGCAACTACTGAGAAAAGTTCGTCATTTTATGGAAACCGCCAGCCCGTTCCCCGGAAGAAAGCATGGTCTGGCAAAAGTGTAG
- a CDS encoding type II toxin-antitoxin system HicB family antitoxin: MFFSVGVETPKDENTAYGMIVPAFSAYDYGCFSAADTQDQIAPMVKEAIMMVVEDLVQEGKASPDSIKDAGYMVYAADPEYKDFDSWVMIDVDLSEFEGKPQRINISLPDTLIKRIDNAVKGNDTYRDRSHFLAEAARHELNN, translated from the coding sequence ATGTTCTTTTCAGTGGGCGTCGAGACGCCGAAAGATGAAAACACCGCCTACGGTATGATTGTTCCTGCGTTTTCAGCTTACGATTACGGCTGCTTCTCCGCCGCTGATACTCAGGACCAGATCGCGCCAATGGTGAAAGAGGCCATCATGATGGTGGTTGAGGATTTGGTCCAGGAAGGCAAGGCCTCGCCAGATAGCATCAAAGATGCGGGCTATATGGTTTATGCCGCTGACCCTGAATATAAAGACTTCGACAGCTGGGTCATGATCGATGTTGATTTGTCAGAGTTCGAGGGTAAACCGCAGCGCATCAACATTTCACTGCCAGACACACTGATTAAACGCATCGATAATGCCGTTAAAGGTAACGACACCTATCGTGACCGTAGTCATTTTCTGGCAGAAGCAGCTCGTCACGAACTCAACAACTAA
- a CDS encoding type II toxin-antitoxin system HicA family toxin, producing MKSTDLIKELIAAGCELKRQGKGSHQIWWSPITGKTFPVPHPKGNLPIGTIKSIKKTAGI from the coding sequence ATGAAATCGACTGACCTGATAAAGGAATTGATAGCCGCCGGATGCGAGCTGAAGAGGCAAGGGAAAGGCAGTCACCAGATATGGTGGTCGCCGATAACCGGGAAGACTTTTCCGGTCCCACACCCCAAAGGCAACCTTCCGATCGGCACCATCAAATCCATCAAGAAAACGGCGGGGATCTAA